The following coding sequences lie in one Polyodon spathula isolate WHYD16114869_AA chromosome 15, ASM1765450v1, whole genome shotgun sequence genomic window:
- the LOC121328002 gene encoding transcription regulator protein BACH1-like, whose amino-acid sequence MSLINTRGSVYTYQSSVHSSHILLCLNDQRQRDVLCDVTIVVEDRRFRAHRSLVAACSDYFHSRVTGLSEAGLVVTLPTEVTVKGFEPLLEFAYTAKLLLTKENVLEVCICADILGFHNLEKTCFNFVIAKFYESRTDPQDSPRKLCCKTKCWKSKPQATQEDSLGLNVDDVGVEFLDSVSQRSIVSVLLKSKKDTVIYSKLAEVSGSCNPNCSERDAQAGYSSLCPKYRKFQLAYGKDGCNPSLQDIQTPQFLQTQNEICSLTDGNTDEGKGNTTGNIDTESKMGEHCESETCHPCVPHVLEDPSGVCALQPSVVCSQPHGSTLNTSDHCGLNSLEMYGVTGSVEGSAPESDGNEKTIETVLPELSFSNCGVEVQDVNQTACTGRSSVEREVAEHLAKGFWRELNTRQEGSFDTVPGSLQQSSEKTPECPWLSISISEMYEPQSDFAAGAADCPFLSNLNSDGCCGRFEEQRTECDQGSQQEKSPCISSVNSGDESDFDTEGDSESYTRERAHEVKLPFSVEKIASLTRNDFQQMLKNHNLTQEQLDFIHDVRRRSKNRIAAQRCRKRKLDCIQNLEYEIDKLRNEKDKLMHEKNKLKMSKVETWQNLSSLYQKVCSEAALRPEQLQVLVKYSSLDCPLSLLMGQKENTNNSEPGAQTSPSTGFSAETSILGPAEETEVCQPSQEYTEGN is encoded by the exons atgtctttaattAATACCAGGGGTTCAGTTTACACCTACCAGTCTTCAGTCCACAGTTCACACATTCTTCTTTGCCTGAATGATCAAAGACAGCGTGATGTACTTTGTGACGTGACTATTGTGGTAGAAGACCGGAGGTTTCGTGCACACCGTTCTTTGGTTGCTGCCTGCAGTGATTATTTTCATTCAAGAGTTACAGGTCTATCGGAAGCTGGCCTTGTTGTTACACTTCCTACAGAG GTAACAGTAAAAGGATTCGAACCATTGCTTGAGTTTGCATATACTGCCAAACTTTTGTTAACCAAAGAAAATGTTCTAGAGGTCTGTATTTGTGCAGACATTTTGGGTTTCCACAACTTGGAAAAAACATGCTTTAATTTTGTAATAGCAAAGTTCTATGAAAGTAGGACAGACCCACAGGATAGTCCCAGAAAACtgtgctgcaaaacaaaatgctggAAGTCAAAGCCCCAAGCCACCCAGGAAGATTCTTTAGGTTTAAACGTAGATGATGTTGGAGTTGAGTTCTTGGACAGTGTATCACAAAGGAGCATTGTTTCTGTACTCCTAAAATCAAAGAAAGATACAGTAATATACTCGAAATTAGCAGAAGTATCTGGAAGTTGCAACCCGAACTGTTCCGAGAGAGACGCACAGGCAGGTTATTCATCTTTATGCCCCAAATACAGGAAGTTTCAGCTTGCTTATGGGAAAGATGGATGCAACCCCTCACTACAGGATATTCAGACTCCACAGTTTCtccaaacacaaaatgaaatctgCAGCCTTACAGATGGAAACACTGATGAAGGAAAGGGAAATACCACCGGCAATATTGACACCGAATCCAAAATGGGAGAACATTGCGAGAGTGAAACTTGCCACCCTTGTGTCCCACATGTTTTGGAGGATCCTAGTGGTGTTTGTGCCTTGCAGCCCAGCGTAGTTTGTAGTCAACCTCATGGGTCAACACTTAACACATCAGATCACTGCGGTTTAAATTCACTTGAAATGTATGGTGTCACAGGTTCTGTAGAAGGTAGTGCTCCAGAGAGTGATGGTAATGAAAAAACAATAGAAACAGTCCTACCTGAGCTTTCATTCTCAAATTGTGGTGTCGAAGTTCAGGATGTTAACCAAACTGCCTGTACTGGAAGAAGCAGTGTCGAGAGAGAGGTCGCTGAACATCTAGCAAAGGGATTTTGGAGAGAACTTAACACCAGACAAGAAGGTTCTTTTGACACAGTGCCAGGTTCTCTGCAGCAGTCATCCGAGAAAACTCCTGAGTGTCCTTGGTTATCAATAAGTATAAGTGAAATGTACGAACCTCAGTCTGATTTTGCTGCAGGAGCTGCAGATTGCCCCTTCTTGAGCAACCTTAATAGTGATGGTTGCTGTGGAAGGTTTGAGGAGCAGAGAACTGAATGCGACCAAGGATCGCAGCAGGAGAAAAGCCCTTGCATCTCTTCAGTCAACTCAGGAGACGAATCTGACTTTGACACGGAGGGAGACAGTGAGTCGTACACCAGAGAGCGAGCACATGAG GTGAAATTGCCATTTTCAGTGGAAAAAATTGCATCATTGACAAGAAATGATTTCCAACAAATGCTAAAAAACCACAACCTAACTCAAGAACAACTGGACTTTATACATGATGTCCGACGGCGAAGCAAAAATCGAATCGCAGCCCAGCGATGTCGCAAAAGAAAGCTGGACTGCATTCAGAATTTGGAATATGAAATTGATAAACTG AGAAATGAAAAGGACAAATTAATGcatgaaaaaaacaagttaaagatGAGCAAGGTTGAGACATGGCAGAATCTTTCCAGTCTGTATCAGAAGGTATGTAGTGAGGCTGCACTTAGGCCTGAGCAACTCCAGGTACTTGTGAAATATTCCTCCCTCGACTGTCCTCTTTCATTACTAATGGgccagaaagaaaacacaaacaactcAGAGCCTGGAGCTCAGACCTCGCCTTCCACAGGCTTCTCAGCAGAGACGTCTATCCTAGGACCTGCAGAAGAGACTGAAGTCTGTCAACCAAGTCAAGAGTACACAGAAGGGAATTAA